One segment of Natronosalvus halobius DNA contains the following:
- a CDS encoding branched-chain amino acid ABC transporter permease, producing the protein MIESLLTHTLNGLYYGLILFMIASGLTIIFGVLGILNLAHGELYALGAFLVVTVVGFLAGFVAEPTGPLSALVFGVVVLLGSLLAAAVLLPVGAVIESVFVRPIYEREDVYQLLLTYALLLILVDVMKFLWGTSPVSTSSYSRLNEIPTTELVGFSYPSYNVIVILVGVVVFAWLIWFFDRTKTGRIVRATAINREMSTAIGVSTDRTFTLVFAMGAFFAAFGGAMNSIGPSDAYLEMGLDPLVLSFVVVVIGGLGSLKGAFVAALLVGVISRWTVGVFSLPQLELAAPFILMAIILLVKPEGLYGTWGEIE; encoded by the coding sequence ATGATCGAATCGCTCCTCACCCACACGCTCAACGGCCTCTACTACGGCCTGATCCTGTTCATGATCGCGTCCGGACTGACGATCATCTTCGGTGTCCTGGGAATACTGAACCTCGCCCACGGCGAACTGTACGCGCTCGGGGCGTTTCTCGTGGTTACCGTCGTCGGATTCCTCGCAGGATTCGTCGCCGAACCCACGGGCCCACTTTCAGCGCTCGTCTTCGGTGTAGTAGTATTGCTGGGATCGCTCCTCGCGGCGGCCGTCCTGCTCCCGGTCGGCGCCGTCATCGAGTCGGTGTTCGTCAGACCGATTTACGAGCGCGAGGACGTCTACCAGTTACTGCTGACGTACGCGCTGTTGCTAATCCTCGTCGACGTGATGAAGTTCCTCTGGGGGACGTCTCCGGTCAGCACCTCGTCGTACAGCAGACTCAACGAGATTCCGACGACCGAACTCGTGGGGTTCAGCTACCCTTCCTACAACGTGATCGTGATTCTCGTTGGCGTCGTGGTCTTCGCCTGGCTCATCTGGTTCTTCGACCGGACGAAGACCGGGCGTATCGTTCGCGCGACGGCGATCAACCGCGAGATGTCGACCGCCATCGGCGTCAGCACGGACCGGACGTTCACGCTCGTCTTCGCCATGGGGGCGTTCTTCGCCGCCTTCGGCGGAGCGATGAACAGCATCGGGCCGAGCGACGCGTACCTCGAGATGGGGCTCGACCCCCTCGTACTCTCGTTCGTCGTGGTCGTCATAGGCGGCCTCGGAAGCCTGAAGGGGGCGTTCGTCGCCGCGTTGCTCGTCGGCGTCATCAGCCGGTGGACGGTCGGCGTGTTCAGCCTGCCCCAGCTCGAGCTGGCGGCACCGTTCATCCTGATGGCCATCATCCTGCTGGTCAAACCCGAAGGTCTCTACGGGACGTGGGGTGAGATCGAATGA
- a CDS encoding branched-chain amino acid ABC transporter permease, giving the protein MTRVSRNGVLAVLAIVLLLAVPDIANVTPLSFSIIHQGILFGMAAMGLNLLLRHTELVSFGHTAFFGAGAYGVAVLTAHYEVSNGLLLLLGAALAATAIALLVGYLVAGYLDIYFALLTLAFNQVLFAFVLQSGFFNYNDGLRVRVGADRPSLLGIDRWLVSTFGADPIVAYDYVLYYLTVVVLLVMVAVTWKIVNSPFGRALDAIGQDRTRARFIGIPVDRYVWIAFTLSGLYGGIAGGLFALLQLHVRPEPVLFVFVSGEILFMAIIGGIGTIVGPIVGGIVLIYLLRLARFYFEYYHALTGLVLLVVVFFLPEGILGSLPTFRAGLERRLRDPTLVRGDAATVSTTIRQRLYRAATTVRILVFGVK; this is encoded by the coding sequence ATGACTCGTGTTTCCAGAAATGGAGTCCTGGCGGTGTTAGCCATCGTCCTCCTGCTCGCCGTCCCCGACATCGCCAACGTGACGCCGCTGTCGTTCTCGATTATTCACCAGGGAATCCTGTTCGGCATGGCGGCGATGGGGCTGAACCTCCTGTTGCGCCACACCGAACTGGTTTCGTTCGGACACACCGCGTTCTTCGGCGCCGGTGCCTACGGCGTCGCCGTACTGACGGCCCACTACGAGGTGTCGAACGGGTTGCTGTTGCTGCTCGGGGCGGCCCTGGCGGCGACGGCCATCGCTCTGCTGGTCGGCTATCTCGTCGCCGGCTACCTCGACATCTACTTCGCGCTGTTGACGCTCGCGTTCAACCAGGTGCTGTTCGCGTTCGTCCTCCAGAGCGGCTTCTTCAACTACAACGATGGCCTCCGGGTCCGCGTAGGCGCCGACCGGCCGTCGCTGCTCGGAATCGACCGCTGGCTCGTCTCGACGTTCGGTGCCGACCCAATCGTCGCCTACGACTACGTCCTGTACTACCTCACGGTCGTCGTCCTCCTCGTCATGGTCGCCGTGACGTGGAAAATCGTTAACTCGCCGTTCGGTCGGGCGCTCGACGCCATCGGTCAGGATCGAACTCGAGCTCGGTTCATCGGCATTCCGGTCGACCGGTACGTCTGGATCGCGTTCACGCTCTCCGGCCTCTACGGCGGCATCGCGGGCGGGCTGTTCGCCCTCCTGCAACTTCACGTCCGACCAGAGCCGGTCCTCTTCGTCTTCGTCTCCGGTGAGATCCTGTTCATGGCGATCATCGGTGGCATCGGAACGATCGTCGGACCGATCGTCGGCGGCATCGTACTCATCTACTTACTCCGGCTAGCACGGTTCTACTTCGAGTACTACCACGCACTGACGGGACTCGTGTTGCTGGTCGTCGTCTTCTTCCTGCCGGAGGGAATACTCGGCTCGCTGCCGACGTTCAGAGCGGGCCTCGAGCGGCGCCTTCGCGACCCGACGCTCGTTCGCGGGGACGCCGCTACCGTCTCGACGACGATCCGCCAGCGACTGTACCGCGCCGCGACGACCGTTCGCATTCTCGTATTCGGGGTGAAATAG
- a CDS encoding ABC transporter ATP-binding protein has product MLEARNLRKEFGVLRATDDVSLTFGETPGEMVFIVGPNGAGKTTLINLLTGLLEPDQGSVVVHEDDGSGSTVERDITDTSPERRVNEGLVRSFQIVHVFEEMTVRENLRVSVLSRYGKTLSMRTRDDSHDEVEETVDGLLEQFRLEDVANEVAETLPHGDRKLLDVAMSFALDPTYLLLDEPTSGVATREKEYVIETIVEASEADGVTTVTIEHDMDLVKEYADRLVVLHEGSVFREGKPELLETDSELRRVLLGVDE; this is encoded by the coding sequence ATGCTCGAAGCACGCAACTTACGGAAGGAATTCGGAGTGCTCCGCGCCACCGACGACGTCTCGCTCACGTTCGGGGAGACCCCCGGCGAGATGGTCTTCATCGTCGGTCCGAACGGCGCCGGAAAGACCACGCTCATCAACCTCCTCACGGGGTTGCTCGAACCCGATCAGGGCTCGGTCGTCGTCCACGAGGACGACGGCAGCGGCTCGACGGTCGAGCGCGACATCACGGACACGTCGCCGGAAAGACGGGTCAACGAAGGACTCGTTCGGAGCTTCCAGATCGTCCACGTCTTCGAGGAGATGACCGTTCGCGAAAACCTTCGCGTCTCCGTCCTCTCGCGTTACGGCAAGACGCTGAGCATGCGAACCCGCGACGATTCGCACGACGAAGTCGAAGAAACAGTCGACGGTCTGCTCGAGCAGTTCCGGCTCGAAGACGTCGCCAACGAGGTGGCGGAGACGCTGCCTCATGGCGACCGAAAGCTCCTCGACGTGGCGATGTCGTTCGCCCTCGATCCGACGTACCTGCTCCTGGACGAGCCGACCTCCGGGGTCGCCACGCGGGAGAAGGAGTACGTCATCGAAACCATCGTCGAGGCGAGCGAGGCCGACGGCGTCACCACCGTCACGATCGAACACGACATGGATCTCGTCAAGGAGTACGCCGACCGACTGGTCGTTCTCCACGAGGGGAGCGTGTTCCGGGAGGGCAAACCCGAACTGCTCGAGACCGACAGCGAACTGCGGCGGGTCCTCCTGGGGGTGGACGAATGA
- a CDS encoding ABC transporter ATP-binding protein, producing MSSSHPLLEVSNLSATVEGFEVTHGVDLTVREGEAVALVGRNGAGKTSTFRAIMGLTPIASGSIRLHGEELTTLRPELIPRRGIGYQPENRDLFTGMSVEENFRLPIWTAGDARGVDDEDAMVEDIFDLFSELESRRDAEVQNLSGGQGKMTAIGRALALNPDLLILDEPLEGLAPVVVENLKTYIREIIDRDISVLIAESNASHVPDIVDRMYVMERGEIVDSGDPDVLVEDEDIQMLMQGGGGE from the coding sequence ATGAGTTCGTCGCACCCGCTGCTCGAGGTCTCGAACCTCTCGGCGACCGTCGAGGGATTCGAGGTCACCCACGGCGTCGATCTGACAGTGCGCGAGGGCGAAGCCGTCGCGCTCGTCGGGCGCAATGGCGCCGGAAAGACCTCGACGTTCCGGGCGATCATGGGACTGACGCCCATCGCAAGCGGGTCGATACGACTTCACGGCGAGGAACTGACGACGCTCCGACCGGAACTCATCCCGCGACGGGGAATCGGGTATCAGCCGGAAAATCGCGACCTGTTCACGGGCATGAGCGTCGAGGAGAATTTCCGGCTTCCAATCTGGACGGCGGGTGACGCTCGCGGCGTCGACGACGAGGACGCCATGGTCGAGGACATCTTCGACCTGTTCTCCGAACTGGAGTCGCGCCGCGATGCCGAGGTCCAGAACCTGAGTGGTGGCCAGGGGAAGATGACCGCGATCGGTCGGGCACTCGCACTCAACCCAGACCTGCTCATTCTCGACGAACCGCTCGAGGGACTGGCGCCGGTCGTCGTCGAGAATCTCAAGACATACATCCGGGAGATCATCGACCGGGACATCTCCGTGCTCATCGCCGAGTCGAACGCGAGCCACGTCCCCGACATCGTGGACCGAATGTACGTCATGGAACGCGGCGAAATCGTCGACAGCGGCGATCCGGACGTCCTGGTCGAAGACGAGGACATCCAGATGCTGATGCAAGGCGGTGGCGGGGAATGA
- a CDS encoding SDR family NAD(P)-dependent oxidoreductase encodes MAGRTVFVTGASQGIGRRIALAFADRGANVALAARGDGIEETAAEIGDPSRTLPVRTDVTDESSVRSSIAETVDSFGGLDVLVNNAGIAGPTAPIGAVERDDWDRTMAVNATGPYLTAKHAVADLRESDRASVINISSISGKRPLENRTPYVASKMAVIGLTRTLAFELGEDDITVNAICPGATSGPRIEAVIEAQAESLGVEYDEAKRRVFTEDAALETLVDADDVAEMALFLASDAARHVTAQDVNVDGGTAWY; translated from the coding sequence ATGGCAGGCCGCACCGTCTTTGTCACCGGGGCCAGCCAGGGCATCGGCCGTCGGATCGCCCTCGCGTTCGCCGACCGCGGGGCGAACGTCGCCCTCGCGGCGCGGGGCGACGGAATCGAGGAAACGGCCGCCGAAATCGGCGACCCGTCGCGGACGCTCCCCGTTCGTACCGACGTCACCGACGAGTCCTCTGTACGCTCGTCGATCGCCGAGACCGTCGACAGCTTCGGCGGCCTCGACGTCCTCGTCAACAACGCGGGGATCGCCGGACCGACGGCGCCGATTGGAGCGGTCGAGCGCGATGACTGGGACCGGACGATGGCCGTGAACGCCACCGGCCCCTACCTGACGGCGAAACACGCGGTGGCTGACCTCCGCGAGAGCGACCGGGCGAGCGTCATCAACATTTCGTCGATCAGCGGCAAACGGCCGCTCGAGAACCGGACGCCCTACGTCGCCTCGAAGATGGCGGTGATCGGTCTCACCCGGACCCTCGCGTTCGAATTAGGCGAGGACGACATTACGGTCAACGCGATCTGTCCAGGGGCGACCAGCGGTCCGCGGATCGAGGCCGTCATCGAAGCACAGGCCGAGAGCCTTGGCGTGGAGTACGACGAGGCCAAACGGCGAGTGTTCACCGAGGACGCCGCGCTCGAGACGCTGGTCGACGCCGACGACGTGGCCGAGATGGCCCTATTCCTCGCGAGCGACGCCGCCCGCCACGTGACGGCCCAGGACGTCAACGTCGACGGCGGTACCGCCTGGTACTGA
- a CDS encoding FAD-binding oxidoreductase — translation MTIKTPVDHPDYETLTETTRGEVLRPDDDGYDEARSVWNGMIDRRPAVIVRPTGTADVITAVEFARDHGLPLAVKGGGHNVAGNAVCDDGLTIDLSPLASVRVDPAARTARVGPGATMGDLDHETQAFGLATPGGVISTTGVAGLTLGGGVGWLSRKYGLAIDNLRSVDVVTADGNLITASEAENPDLFWAIRGGSGNFGVVTSFEFDLHEVGPDVLFGPTVYAYEDAPDILSRYAAFAREAPPECAVWANSVAAPPLPVIPEEIHGTTVLVLVQFYAGDLEEGETVLEPLREYGDPIADAVAPTPYTEAQRLLDDLYAEGARNYWKAPNFTELTDATIDTIVEYAERFPTGQSEILLHQVGGAVNEVGPDETAYPHRETAFIASVAARWEDPANDDECIAWVRECHDALDEGATGGTYVNFEGDQEGRERNAYGVNYDRLAETKAEYDPENVFRTNQNVEPVRQG, via the coding sequence ATGACGATTAAAACGCCAGTAGACCACCCGGACTACGAAACGCTCACCGAAACGACCCGCGGCGAAGTACTCCGTCCCGACGATGACGGCTACGACGAAGCCCGATCGGTCTGGAACGGAATGATCGACCGCCGACCGGCCGTTATCGTTCGGCCAACCGGCACGGCCGACGTAATCACCGCGGTCGAGTTCGCTCGCGACCACGGCCTTCCCCTCGCCGTGAAGGGAGGTGGCCATAACGTCGCCGGAAACGCCGTCTGCGACGACGGCCTCACGATCGACCTGTCTCCGTTGGCGTCGGTGCGGGTCGATCCCGCAGCCCGAACCGCCCGGGTCGGTCCCGGCGCAACGATGGGGGATCTCGACCACGAAACGCAGGCGTTCGGCCTCGCTACCCCGGGCGGGGTCATCTCGACGACTGGTGTCGCCGGACTCACGCTCGGGGGCGGTGTCGGCTGGCTCAGCCGCAAGTACGGGCTCGCGATCGACAACCTCCGGTCGGTCGACGTCGTCACCGCGGACGGCAACCTGATCACCGCGAGCGAAGCCGAGAACCCGGACCTCTTCTGGGCGATTCGCGGTGGCAGCGGCAACTTCGGGGTCGTCACGTCGTTCGAGTTCGACCTGCACGAGGTCGGTCCGGACGTGCTCTTCGGCCCGACTGTGTACGCCTACGAGGACGCACCCGACATCCTCTCACGCTACGCGGCGTTCGCTCGAGAGGCGCCGCCGGAGTGTGCCGTCTGGGCGAACAGCGTGGCCGCGCCGCCGCTTCCGGTCATCCCGGAAGAAATCCACGGTACCACGGTCCTGGTGCTCGTGCAGTTCTACGCCGGCGACCTCGAGGAAGGCGAGACAGTGCTCGAACCGCTCCGCGAATACGGCGACCCCATTGCCGACGCCGTCGCGCCGACCCCCTACACGGAGGCCCAGCGTCTCCTGGACGATCTGTACGCCGAGGGGGCTCGTAACTACTGGAAGGCGCCGAATTTCACGGAACTCACCGACGCGACGATTGACACCATCGTCGAGTACGCCGAACGGTTCCCGACGGGACAGTCCGAAATCCTCCTCCACCAGGTCGGCGGGGCAGTCAACGAGGTCGGACCGGACGAGACCGCCTACCCGCACCGGGAGACGGCGTTCATCGCGAGCGTCGCCGCTCGGTGGGAGGATCCGGCGAACGACGACGAGTGCATCGCGTGGGTGCGGGAGTGCCACGACGCGCTCGATGAAGGAGCCACCGGCGGAACGTACGTGAACTTCGAGGGCGACCAGGAGGGGCGCGAGCGGAACGCCTACGGCGTGAACTACGATCGGCTCGCCGAGACGAAGGCCGAGTACGATCCGGAGAACGTCTTCCGGACGAATCAGAACGTCGAGCCGGTGAGGCAGGGGTAG
- the hisD gene encoding histidinol dehydrogenase, whose protein sequence is MIENSTHIKGAERPSLEFPPEVTESVSEIIAAVRSDGDDALRELTARFDGVERESIRVTDEELASARKRLSEEDREVIDETIENVHEFHEEQRGHLEGFEREFDDGVRLGQRVVPIERAGVYVPGGRYPLVASPAMTIVPAVVAGVEHVVACAPPQDDGSVQPAQLYAMDRTGADEIYCVGGAQAIAAMAYGTESVPTVNVVTGPGNAYTTEAKRQVFGHVGVDFLAGPTEVLIIADDTADPELVATDLLAQAEHDTDSRVVLVSLEESLARETIDAVEAQLEELPTAETARACWAENGEVIVAEDRDAAIAVANDYAMEHLQVMSDEPREYVDDLVNYGSLFLGHHSPVVFGDKAVGTNHCLPTLEVSTYTGGIWVGTYLKTLTHQQLTAEGAASIAPHAAKICELEGTVAHRLSAEKRFDGEAERQ, encoded by the coding sequence GTGATAGAAAATAGCACGCATATCAAGGGCGCGGAGCGACCGTCGCTCGAGTTTCCACCCGAAGTGACCGAATCCGTCTCGGAGATCATCGCTGCCGTCCGAAGTGACGGGGACGACGCCCTCCGCGAACTCACCGCCAGGTTCGACGGCGTCGAGCGGGAGTCGATCCGGGTGACGGACGAGGAACTGGCGTCGGCTCGAAAACGTCTCTCGGAGGAGGATCGGGAAGTGATCGACGAGACGATCGAGAACGTTCACGAATTCCACGAGGAACAGCGCGGCCACCTCGAGGGCTTCGAGCGCGAGTTCGACGACGGGGTTCGACTCGGACAGCGAGTGGTCCCCATCGAGCGAGCCGGGGTGTACGTTCCTGGCGGACGGTACCCGCTCGTCGCGTCGCCGGCGATGACGATCGTCCCCGCCGTCGTCGCCGGCGTCGAACACGTCGTGGCCTGTGCGCCGCCCCAGGACGACGGGAGCGTCCAGCCCGCACAGCTGTACGCGATGGATCGAACTGGTGCGGACGAAATCTACTGCGTGGGCGGCGCCCAGGCGATCGCGGCGATGGCTTACGGTACCGAATCCGTGCCGACCGTCAACGTCGTCACCGGCCCCGGGAACGCCTACACGACCGAGGCGAAGCGACAGGTGTTCGGCCACGTCGGCGTCGACTTCCTCGCTGGACCGACCGAGGTGCTCATCATCGCCGACGACACCGCCGATCCCGAACTGGTGGCGACCGACCTGCTCGCCCAGGCCGAACACGACACCGACTCCCGGGTGGTCCTCGTCTCGCTCGAGGAATCGCTCGCTCGCGAGACGATAGACGCCGTCGAGGCGCAACTCGAGGAGTTGCCGACGGCCGAAACCGCTCGAGCGTGCTGGGCGGAAAACGGCGAGGTGATCGTCGCCGAAGACCGTGATGCCGCTATAGCGGTCGCGAACGACTATGCGATGGAGCACCTCCAGGTGATGAGCGACGAGCCCCGCGAGTACGTCGACGACCTCGTCAACTACGGCTCGCTCTTTCTCGGCCACCACTCGCCGGTCGTCTTCGGGGACAAGGCCGTCGGGACGAACCACTGTCTGCCGACGCTCGAGGTGTCGACGTACACCGGTGGTATCTGGGTCGGCACCTACCTGAAGACGCTCACCCACCAGCAACTGACCGCCGAGGGAGCGGCCTCGATTGCACCGCATGCGGCCAAAATCTGCGAACTCGAGGGGACGGTCGCGCACCGACTCTCTGCCGAGAAGCGGTTCGACGGCGAGGCGGAACGACAGTAA
- a CDS encoding helix-turn-helix domain-containing protein: MIDLNIDMRQYDCPFIDTTDDVDIAFSAVQWQLDTDAEKLETRLIARGNSPGTLDTGLQTLREHRNMSDYYLLSRRGNVAQIGTVIEQTNAMKTIQRHGGYITGPFQIENGREHWHVGFDDDDAEDRTLADLERHNDYDVENRDQFGASTLFDLLENADSARRLLDGCRSLTETERKTFETASRFGYYETPRGATLDELADHFDISKTAVSMNLRRSERKLLGAALSALSDVDDEETPL; encoded by the coding sequence ATGATCGACCTAAACATCGACATGCGTCAGTACGACTGTCCGTTCATCGACACCACTGACGACGTCGACATCGCGTTCTCGGCCGTCCAGTGGCAACTGGATACGGACGCCGAAAAACTCGAGACTCGCCTTATCGCCAGGGGAAATTCCCCCGGAACGCTGGATACCGGCCTCCAGACGCTTCGAGAGCACCGAAACATGTCCGACTACTATCTGCTCTCGCGGCGGGGGAACGTCGCCCAGATCGGGACAGTTATCGAACAGACGAACGCGATGAAGACGATCCAGCGACACGGAGGCTACATCACCGGTCCGTTCCAGATCGAAAACGGTCGCGAGCACTGGCACGTCGGCTTCGACGACGACGACGCGGAGGACAGGACGCTTGCGGACCTCGAGCGCCACAACGATTACGACGTCGAAAACCGGGATCAGTTCGGCGCGTCCACGCTGTTCGACCTCCTCGAGAACGCCGACAGCGCGAGGCGGTTGCTCGACGGCTGCCGGTCGCTCACGGAGACCGAACGGAAGACGTTCGAAACGGCCTCTCGATTCGGCTACTACGAGACGCCTCGCGGGGCGACCCTCGACGAACTCGCGGATCACTTCGACATCTCGAAGACGGCCGTCTCGATGAACCTCCGACGGAGCGAGCGCAAACTGCTCGGGGCCGCGCTGTCGGCGCTCTCGGACGTGGACGACGAGGAGACCCCGCTCTAG
- a CDS encoding SDR family NAD(P)-dependent oxidoreductase, with the protein MTQDQVAVPAVTRETIHTVDDDSFAEENVCIVTGAASGIGQAVALTAAENGLTVAATDYDEAGLEETVDRADEIGVAGSVAPVVGDLTVDEDIERIVQEAANLGSVKYLANVAGMQHIDAIEEFPMDAYDRIHQIMLRAPIYLTKLCIPHFRETADGRGCVGNMASVHGHYVTSDKVAYNVSKFGLRGLTQSIAAEGEGDVRSFSVSTGYVKTPLVTNQLQDTAEQRGISVDEVISDVMLGQSRVKEMMDPVDVANLFVVGFSKLGRHLDGGDLLFDGGMTLTYE; encoded by the coding sequence ATGACTCAGGATCAAGTCGCCGTCCCAGCGGTCACTCGAGAGACAATTCACACGGTAGATGACGATTCGTTCGCCGAGGAAAACGTCTGTATCGTCACCGGTGCAGCGTCGGGCATCGGCCAGGCGGTCGCCCTCACCGCCGCCGAGAACGGACTCACCGTCGCCGCAACGGACTACGACGAGGCCGGCCTCGAGGAAACGGTCGACCGCGCCGACGAAATCGGTGTCGCCGGGTCCGTAGCGCCGGTGGTCGGGGATCTCACCGTCGACGAAGACATCGAACGGATCGTCCAGGAGGCGGCGAATCTCGGCTCCGTGAAGTACCTCGCCAACGTCGCCGGGATGCAACACATCGACGCCATCGAGGAGTTCCCGATGGACGCCTACGACCGCATCCACCAGATCATGCTCAGAGCACCGATCTATCTGACGAAGCTCTGTATCCCGCACTTTCGAGAAACGGCGGACGGGCGCGGGTGCGTCGGGAACATGGCCTCGGTTCACGGCCACTACGTCACGAGCGATAAAGTCGCCTACAACGTCTCGAAGTTCGGCCTGCGCGGCCTCACGCAGTCGATCGCCGCCGAAGGCGAAGGCGACGTTCGGTCGTTTTCGGTCAGTACGGGCTACGTCAAGACTCCTCTCGTCACGAACCAGCTCCAGGACACTGCCGAACAGCGCGGGATCAGCGTCGACGAGGTCATCTCCGACGTGATGCTCGGCCAGTCCCGCGTCAAAGAGATGATGGATCCGGTCGACGTCGCCAACCTTTTCGTCGTCGGGTTCTCGAAGCTCGGGCGCCACCTCGATGGTGGCGACCTGCTCTTCGACGGCGGGATGACCCTGACTTACGAGTGA
- a CDS encoding transcription initiation factor IIB, with product MIRPTREREQSATSATKETDSTQSTVKQCPECESESLVTSDGGSEISCERCGLIVEESRIDRGPEWRAFNAAERDSKSRVGAPTTQTMHDKGLTTAIDWKDKDAYGRSLSSEKRSQMHRLRKWQERIRTKDAGERNLQFALSEIDRMSSALGIPRSVREVACMLYRRALQEDLIRGRSIEGVATSALYAACRIEGIPRSLEEVAAVSRVDRKEIGRTYRYVAQELGLGMEPVDPKKYVPRFCSELELSEEVQAKANEIIDVTAEKGLLSGKSPTGYAAAAIYAASLLCNEKKTQREVANVAQVTEVTIRNRYQEQIEAVGLY from the coding sequence ATGATACGCCCCACCCGCGAACGAGAGCAATCCGCGACGTCGGCTACGAAAGAAACGGACTCGACTCAGTCGACGGTGAAACAGTGTCCGGAGTGTGAGTCCGAGTCGCTGGTCACGAGCGATGGGGGGAGCGAAATCAGTTGCGAGCGGTGTGGGCTGATCGTCGAAGAATCCCGTATCGACCGCGGGCCGGAGTGGCGGGCGTTCAACGCAGCCGAGCGCGACAGCAAATCGCGCGTCGGTGCGCCGACGACCCAGACGATGCACGACAAGGGGCTCACGACGGCCATCGACTGGAAGGACAAGGACGCCTACGGCCGCTCGCTCTCCTCGGAAAAGCGCAGTCAGATGCACCGCCTGCGCAAGTGGCAAGAGCGCATCCGAACCAAGGACGCGGGCGAGCGCAACCTCCAGTTCGCCCTCTCCGAAATCGACCGGATGTCCTCGGCACTCGGCATTCCACGGTCCGTCCGCGAGGTCGCCTGCATGCTCTATCGCCGGGCGCTCCAGGAGGACCTCATCCGCGGGCGTTCGATCGAGGGCGTCGCCACCTCGGCGCTGTACGCCGCCTGCCGAATCGAGGGCATTCCGCGGAGCCTCGAGGAAGTCGCCGCCGTCTCGCGGGTCGATCGCAAGGAGATCGGCCGAACCTACCGCTACGTGGCTCAGGAACTCGGTCTGGGCATGGAGCCGGTCGACCCGAAGAAGTACGTCCCCCGGTTCTGTTCGGAACTCGAGCTCTCCGAGGAGGTCCAGGCGAAGGCCAACGAGATCATCGACGTGACGGCCGAGAAGGGGCTCCTCTCCGGGAAATCCCCGACGGGTTACGCTGCCGCGGCCATCTACGCGGCCTCGCTGCTCTGTAACGAGAAGAAGACCCAGCGGGAGGTCGCCAACGTCGCCCAGGTGACCGAGGTGACGATCCGCAACCGGTACCAGGAGCAGATCGAGGCAGTCGGGTTGTACTGA
- a CDS encoding GNAT family N-acetyltransferase codes for MVTATDQHRRPSPPTTVTDRAERPIAVAAYADGSEPVVEMYTHFDDESRSQGLPPRSEPRIREWINGLLDEGFHVVARHRGDVVGHAVLVPFDDRAELAIFVRPAYQSAGIGTQLISRLLEYGRENGVSHVWLTVDRNNRIAMNLYRSAGFETTARNRGDYEMERYL; via the coding sequence ATGGTCACCGCCACCGATCAGCACCGACGACCCTCGCCCCCGACGACGGTTACGGATCGCGCGGAGCGACCGATTGCCGTCGCCGCCTACGCTGACGGCTCCGAACCAGTGGTCGAGATGTACACGCACTTCGACGACGAATCGCGGTCGCAGGGGCTTCCACCGCGGAGTGAGCCCCGGATACGCGAGTGGATTAACGGACTCCTGGACGAGGGGTTCCACGTCGTCGCGCGCCATCGAGGTGACGTGGTCGGTCACGCCGTCCTGGTTCCGTTCGATGACCGAGCCGAGTTAGCTATTTTCGTTCGGCCGGCGTACCAGTCGGCGGGGATCGGTACGCAACTCATCAGTCGGTTGCTCGAGTACGGCCGGGAAAACGGCGTGAGTCACGTCTGGCTGACCGTCGACCGGAATAATCGCATCGCGATGAACCTCTACCGGTCAGCCGGCTTCGAGACGACTGCGCGCAACCGCGGCGACTACGAGATGGAACGGTATCTGTAA